Below is a genomic region from Acomys russatus chromosome 3, mAcoRus1.1, whole genome shotgun sequence.
AGCGCCCGCCACTGTGCCTTTCGGAGCAGCATCGACGGGAATGTACCCCTCCATGCGTCCGGCCGGGCCACCACCAGGGCCCCCGGCACCCTTTCCCCCTTCTGGACCATCGTGTGTCCCGCCTAGTGGCCCTTACCCAGCCCCTGCCGTGCCAGGCCCTGGCCCCACAGGGCCGTATGCTACACCAAATATGCCAATTCCAGAGCTACCTAGGCCGTATGCTGCACCCACAGATCCAGCTGCAGCTGGTACTTTAGGTCCATGGGGATCCATGTCCTCTGGACCTTGGCCACCAGGAATTGGGGGGCAGCATCCTAATATGCCATATCGATCTCCAGGGCCATACCCCACTGTTCCTCCGCCAGTGTCTGGAGCACCACCTGTGCCATGGGGCACTGTGCCACCAGGAGCCTGGGGACCACCAGCACCATATCCTGGCCCTGCAGGACCTTATCCCACGCCAGGACCCCATCCTGCTCTGAATAATCCTTACCAAGTGCCTTCAGGACCTTCTGGTATCCCA
It encodes:
- the Mapk1ip1l gene encoding MAPK-interacting and spindle-stabilizing protein-like; the encoded protein is MSDEFSLADALPEQSSAKTSVSNTKPGQAPQGWPGSSPWSNPSAPPAMPPGLPPSSAAPATVPFGAASTGMYPSMRPAGPPPGPPAPFPPSGPSCVPPSGPYPAPAVPGPGPTGPYATPNMPIPELPRPYAAPTDPAAAGTLGPWGSMSSGPWPPGIGGQHPNMPYRSPGPYPTVPPPVSGAPPVPWGTVPPGAWGPPAPYPGPAGPYPTPGPHPALNNPYQVPSGPSGIPPMPGGPHSYH